TTTCATGGACTTCTTCAAGATGCTCAATGTAACTGGTACAACTAGAAAACAATGAAGCACAGTTAAGCTGATCACATTTAaattctccaatatttattacaGAAAGTACATTTTCAATTTCTTCTGCTATCATCTCATGAAGTTTCATGTAGTGCTGTATAAGACTGCCAACTTCTTGAAATATTCTGGAGCAGTCTGTTTCCATACACCTGAACTCCTTCCGAGAAAAGCCATTTTCAGATTCTTCACCTTCTTCTAGTGAGAACTTTGAAACAGACTTGTGAACTGCTTGATAATGAAGCATTAAGTTTTGTTGTATAGTAAAAGCTGCTGTGCAGCCTTGATGAACACATTGGTACGGTTTATATGTACTAAATCCCTGGTCAGCAGGTTTGATATCTTTTTGGACATCTACTTTGTCTAttaattcttttgtttttcttcgTACTTTGGAGCCTCTTTTACATTTCTGGCTTAAAGCTTGAAGGATGTGAGAAGCTGGTTTACTGGGAATTTGAGGCGATATGGGTTCCTGCTCTTTAGGAGCTTCTACTCGCTCAACTGTCGGGGTCTCTTGATGCTGTCCCGTAAGCTCTTGTGGTTCGTCTACACTCTGTTCCATTTCTGGAATTGTGTGAGGCAATTCCTGGATATTGGCACATGCAATCTCACCAGATTTTCTTCCATATGCTCTCTTGATTTTCAATTTTACCATTTGTTCAGGTGTAAAATTATGCATTGACTGGCAATGTGCTCGAAGATTTGAATTTCTGGTAAACGTTTTTGTACATGAGGGTACAACACATTTGAAAGGAGCAAATTTTAGCTGGTGTTTCTTTATTTCCATAATCTTTTCTTGTGTATAGTAATGTACTTTTGCGTAGTGCTTAAACAAAGCGTCCTTCGTCATTGCACAATATGTACAGTCTACCTCCTGGCAAATAAAAGGTTTTGCATTACCTTTGTCAGGTAAAGATTTAGAAACATCCGGCTCTTCTACAACATTTAATCTTGGATTAGGGACAATGACGCTAGAAGTCATAGGCAAATAGTCAGGACATGCAGGGACTGAATCAATTCCTATGTTCTCAAACCTTACATTATCCACTAACTGAAGCTTTTGTACCAAATCCATGATTTCTAATATGTGTGCATCAGGTGAAGGATCAGCTTCTTGTGTTGGGGAAGCAGAACATATGGGGATGTTGAGTGTGCCATTTGGACTATCATTAACTGtggcagaaataatattttgcataTCTCTTGATATGGTGTCTATGTCTTGGTTTATAGTATTTTGACTTTGTCGTAACGAAAAGCAAGCGTTTTCTGCATTACCATTaactgaaaatacttcagctgcTTGACAATTCAGTCCTTCAGTCTGTAGTTGTACTTCAGAATGATCTTTGCTGTTAGAGGCAAAGGTAGGCATGTCCAAAGAATCACATTTTTCTGGCTTATCGGGTGTTTGACAAATTGTATTAGCATCAGCGTGTGCTTTAATGCTATCATTTATACAGGATAAGAACAACTGTTTGTCTGTGTTGTTTAAATGCTTTGCAATATTTTCAATCAGTTCTGAGCTATAAGACAAGAAATTTGGTTGCATTTCATTTGGCATCTGCAGACTCCCCCCGACATTTTGTGGAAGGCCTCCTACTGCTGCTAAAAGATTTTTTGCTAGTTCATTTGAAGCATTGAATTCTGGTGTAACATCtggatttttcttcttcttcttagtaCCCccacactttttcttttttgctgttgAGGAAGAATTTTGTGGGCCACTGATAACAGATACTCTAGTGCTGCTTACAGGGGTTGACAAACAATTGTTTTCATTACCCGCATTCAAAGAGGCATTTGAGCACAACCCATTTTCAACATTATTGAACATACTCCCTTCAGCCACTGTAGCTACtttattaaagttatttaaatCAGAATGTAGAATCCTGTGGCTTTCTTCCATTTTGATACTAGTTGGTGACATAAATGCAGTCAATGGGGTTGTATCACTACTCATATTTAGAGATCCACCTGAAGTCACATTCAATAGTCTGTTCTTTACAATTTCTGGAGTTTGCATTACCTTCTTGGTTTCATCTAAATCACGGGTTACACAGGAGGAGAAAAACTGAGTAGTTTGGTTGTTAGAAGAAATTGTTGGAAGAAATGGCTCTTCTTTGATGGAAACCTCCGGGCTATATGTCTGAGTAGGTGATTGTAATGTGTGTTTTGGACTGGAGGAAAGTATCATACTGGCCAACACACTGGCTTGGCCATCGACCTGTGGGACCACTTGGGAACCGTCATACTCATTATGAGGTTTGCACACAGCTCGTTTAGACAAATGGCCACCAAGTGACCTTGGGTTAGTAAAGGCTCTAAAACACCTGCTGCATATAAATTTCCCATCTCTGATTATTGCAGGGCATTTTGGTCGAGAACTGTGCCTTGgttttctttctctgtttcttGATGTTCGTTCATTACCGTTTTTAGTTTCAATAGTATTAGTAAGCATTGTGGATGATTTATCCAAGTTAAAGCTTGCATCAATATCTGCATTGTCAGCCTGCTTGGAAAATGATGATTCTGCATCTCTTTCCTCTTTGAGAAATAAGGAATTGGCAGCTTCTCCACCAGATAATACATGATCATGATTTGTGTTGCTACCTAGCTGTGTAAAGACTGTAACCCCACTGAGAGAAGACATGACTGGTAAAGGATCATTTTCAGTTGGCATCGGAAGAAATGGGTCAGAaccattttcaaattttaaaggtaaaacAACTTTTGCCAGATCCTCAAGTTGTGATGTCAAGGTTGTACTAGTTAAATTTCCTACATCAGTTCCCAGAAGAGAATCTGCCACATTTTTTGACAAACTTTGAGAAATAATACTTTCAACAGAACTAAGAATTGGGTTCAGATTCTCAAGATGTGATGGAATAATGGGGTTTGGAATGTGTTGTAATTGACTGCAAAAATTAGGATTTGACCCACTCTGTACCTGTGGCTGAAAAACTGGATTACTGCAACCTTCTTCTGGTAATATACAATATGTAGGTTTGTCTTCTACAGAAGGTATTCCTGAATTTGCacgtttcaatttttttctgttcttgcGTTCCATTTTAAAGTCATCGTAGTGATCAGGGTGGGCTGTCTTCATGTGTTTGCCCATACTTTGGACCGAGTTGTAAATCCTTGTACATGCCTCCACACTGCATTTAAATTTCTGTGGTGGTGATGTTTGCACAGGAACTGTTTTACCAACAGAAGGCAAAACATTTGTAAGCATACTGCTGGTTTCAAGTGACAATGATAAAGCATTTTCTGGTTTAGAATTGTCATTAAATCCAGACATATCTAAATTATTTTCACACAACTGAGAGGCTTGGTTGTTTGCTTCAAAAGGCATTAAACTACTAACCTGACTTTCAACAGAATTTGCAGATAATACTTCCATTTTATTTTCAACAGCATCAGAAGAGTTGACATTCTCTTTGTTTAATTTAACAGGGCAGGATGTTTTGCAACCTTCAAAAACTGGAAGACATGGCTCCTCAAAATGCAAACGTgttaattgtttattttcatttaaattatttgctaccAATTTACTCTGATTGAGTACAATTTCAGGGCACCCATCAGGAGCTGATTGCAATTTGACATTGCTACTTGGGTGTACAGGCAAATCAGAAGGATTTAACATATCAGCCTCTGGTGGAAGGGTCTGGTGTAGTATAGCTGAAGATGATGGCAACATCTGGTTTAGCAAAGATGCAAAAGGAAGAACTTCAGTGATAGGAGGAAGATGATGGTCAAGCAAATGTGGTGTCTGCTGTATTCCGTTTGAAACAATCGATTCTTCTTTTTGGGGGAGGACTGCTGAAGAATGATTGGAATGATTTTCATGTCCAGGTTCAAAATTAGTTTCAACAGGACAGTCTTGTGTTGGTTGCTTGTTAGCCATAACAACTGTTCCTGGCATTTCAATTTGTTGAGGAGCCATGTTAGATTTGCTCTCTAGTAGTCTCTCTTCTGGTACATGCTCACTTAAGTGCTTTTCTAACTGAAGCTGAGAATGATAGATTTTTCCACAGCCAACATATTTGCAAGTAAATGTGTTATAGTGTTGTGCTTCATGATCGAAGAGCATGTAAGCAGCAGAGAAAATTCTCCCACACTTCGGAAACATGCACCTTGCTCTGAAAACTCTGTGTTCCTTCCTGTGAGATAACAGATCAGCATAGGTTTCAAAACTTGCTTTGCACTTCATTTGTATGCATATATATGGTTGGTCTCCACAGTGCATTTGTAAATGATCATTTAAGTGAGCGAGACTTACAAACTGGCGTCGGCAATACTGGCAAACAACTTTTTTGCTCTGAATCTCAAGAAAACGTGTTGCTTCCTCATCACCTTTGTGTCCCCTTACATGTGCAATTAAGTTTTTAAAGTACTTGAATCCTTTTTTACATAACTGCACAGGGCAGGCAAATTCATTAATCAGTGTCGGCTCTTCCTTTGGGGCAATATCAGATTGGTTGTTTTTCTCATCATCATCTGATTTGTCATTATCATTGAATACAATAAAATCATCTAAATAGAGACTGTTCTTCTTAATTGGCCGCTCCTGTTTAGAAACTGTTACAGGTTTTTTACTCTTACTAGCTGGTGCTTTTTTAGGCAGTTTTCCAATTCTTCTCAAGGGTTTCATTGTTTCCAGCCTTTCTTTGCAAGATTGTTTGACATGGAAGGTGACATGTGGAACAAagtactctttactgctgtactgttgTGCACATATTGGACAGCTGTAAATGCCATCTTTGAAATGTTTTTGTGCATGACGGACTATTCTGTGGCCAAGGAACTCTTTGTCACATAGTACACAGTACTGCATATATGCTTGCCAGTTCCTAAATCTTTCAGATATGTATCCACGTTCTCTCATTttcttaatgtttttctttttctgcttttcttcttctttcacaTTGTTAGCATTAACATTATCAAAGCAATCAAGCCCATTTAGACAGGAGATTTGGGTAACTTCTTGGTAGTCATCTGTCTGATCGTATGCTTCATTGTCATTAAGCTCATCAATTGAAGACACAATAGATGCCTCTGCTCCCATTAATGCAAGACACTGGCGCTTTAGTGTTTTCCAGTCCCAGAACTCTGGATCAAATGGCCATCGAGTTTTTAATACAAGCAACAGCTCACAGCGTAGTGAATTTGGTACTGGAAGAGACTCCTCATCATACTTTTGGTCAGGCTGATTGTAAAGCATTTCAACAGCATAATATGCATCAACAGTAGGCTCAAGGAGAAATTCAGTGAGCTGACAAGCTCTCTTAACTTCCAAGTCATCAGGCAATAAACAGGAGATAGTCTTGCAGATAgagatttttacttttgagtttTCACTTGACTCCAAACGCAGAGCTCGAACACACAGCTCAATACAAGTTGGAAGTCCTGCACCTTCAGTCTGTTGAGGAAAAATAAAAGAAGCATAACTATATAGTATGTATAAAAAACAAGCCATACAATAATATTCTGTCCACAAAGTATggaggtatttactaaaactatgCTATTTTTTCAAATAACTATACTCTATTTCTGTTGGAGTAAGAAACACCATAGGTAATATTTTTAATGTGTACATGCGAGGCTTAATGGGTATCCTGACCTGTTCCGGCACCATGTTCACCAGCTAGTCTGCTTCAAAAAAGTACTTCTTAAAATACAGCACAAATACTAATAATTTATACATAAAACAGTGACTGTAAACCGTGCCTGTTCCCTAGCTTGAATCTCCAACAAGATGTGCATGTcattctaaaaatgtatataatgtatatcatgtAAAGACTGGTTGCTGAGGGTTAGGGGCTTAAATTAGATACACTTATCTAGAGTTCATACGCAAACAATTTTAGTGGATGATCAAGGTTTACCTCTGACTGAATAACTTTGATCAGAAAGAAAATGTGATATACAGTTTTCGTCAACAAAGATAGCTGGCGACATCTCTCAAGATATATCTGTATTGATGGATCCACTCTTCTTTGTAACTTGCTCCAAAAAAGGGTTAGTTCCCTGTGGAAAAAAGTATTGTTTACTAAGAATTAGGAGGCAAATACAAAAATTAATACTTATGAGACAGAATTTCTCTAAACTgcagtttttttgtaaataatgtgGCTGAGCAGTTATCTTAATTAGAATTCAAAACATCATCTGGATTTTTAGTTAAGTGTATGTCAAATGTATACAAAACCCCCCCAGCAATGGTAGCAAAGCTTTCCAATCCCAAAATGCATGCCAGAGTAATAAGGCAAGCAAAATAGGACACTAACAAGCTTCCCAAATAacaataaagatctgtgcctccaaagatgccccagtagctccccatcttcttttctgctgattcactgcacatgctgtgtgctgcagtcacttactgagcttagggacccaatcaaaatatacagtacacatagaatataaaaagtcacaatatgaggctgattagtaatgaatacagataattactacatggcagcacagaaaccagtgcaactatagcatcagaatttaataatctgccctgtagcatcaacctcattttctgcttgataatttgagacatcccctaagctttgcttctcaataactgctcagaacccactgagaatgtgagtgtcacagacactttccaagatggtgaccccctgtgacaagtttgaagtcctggatcattgctgctactgagaagcggaaactttaggctggtacaaaaaGTTAagtttataaaacatggcatttctagccatattcatttttagagtttagttctcctttaaaagagtaaTCACCATCACAAAACCTTCTTTAAATAGtacaccacaattttttttgacctaCATCAGTTTTGAAATCCAAAACATTACTGTATAATATTCTAACTTGGGAAAAGGCATGCTAGGATGTGTTTTGGCTATAATCAAACATTTAAGTTTCTTCTTGTTATTTCTAAATGTGAAATCTTCAGCTATCTCTGACTATGTCCTAATTACATACTAACTCTCCTGCAGCAACTAGGAAATGCCCTCTTTTGGGGTTTTCTGTTGAAACACAACAGAAGGGCTATGAAAGGCTGTGGCCAGACAATAGTTGCTTTGCCATCTAAATTGGCAAAAATTATTATTTCCATTTGTGAAGctaagggtaaaataaaaaaagaaaggtacagttgtcctttaaaaatgaacagtTTGAACCCTGTGGTCCTTTATCATGCTATATACTAATTTAAAGGCATAGTACATCACCTTTAACTCAAGGACTAGG
The genomic region above belongs to Xenopus laevis strain J_2021 chromosome 5L, Xenopus_laevis_v10.1, whole genome shotgun sequence and contains:
- the znf292.L gene encoding zinc finger protein 292 isoform X2, with protein sequence MRPLVRPRQRSDQPDIAHLKAAHMLLTENGSHELSILYNLSQETGVWKNPVLERLINLEPLDQAQVIDQFLVSEAPILLEMRIKQLLKLTKVASATTLAKLCSDHLEMSKKGNFTQLYLTCLCAASPNIKLIEEIAKVDCKDALDMICNLESEGDEKTSLILCAAFLSRQLQFGEMYCAWELTLFWSKLQRRVDPSIQIYLERCRQLSLLTKTVYHIFFLIKVIQSETEGAGLPTCIELCVRALRLESSENSKVKISICKTISCLLPDDLEVKRACQLTEFLLEPTVDAYYAVEMLYNQPDQKYDEESLPVPNSLRCELLLVLKTRWPFDPEFWDWKTLKRQCLALMGAEASIVSSIDELNDNEAYDQTDDYQEVTQISCLNGLDCFDNVNANNVKEEEKQKKKNIKKMRERGYISERFRNWQAYMQYCVLCDKEFLGHRIVRHAQKHFKDGIYSCPICAQQYSSKEYFVPHVTFHVKQSCKERLETMKPLRRIGKLPKKAPASKSKKPVTVSKQERPIKKNSLYLDDFIVFNDNDKSDDDEKNNQSDIAPKEEPTLINEFACPVQLCKKGFKYFKNLIAHVRGHKGDEEATRFLEIQSKKVVCQYCRRQFVSLAHLNDHLQMHCGDQPYICIQMKCKASFETYADLLSHRKEHRVFRARCMFPKCGRIFSAAYMLFDHEAQHYNTFTCKYVGCGKIYHSQLQLEKHLSEHVPEERLLESKSNMAPQQIEMPGTVVMANKQPTQDCPVETNFEPGHENHSNHSSAVLPQKEESIVSNGIQQTPHLLDHHLPPITEVLPFASLLNQMLPSSSAILHQTLPPEADMLNPSDLPVHPSSNVKLQSAPDGCPEIVLNQSKLVANNLNENKQLTRLHFEEPCLPVFEGCKTSCPVKLNKENVNSSDAVENKMEVLSANSVESQVSSLMPFEANNQASQLCENNLDMSGFNDNSKPENALSLSLETSSMLTNVLPSVGKTVPVQTSPPQKFKCSVEACTRIYNSVQSMGKHMKTAHPDHYDDFKMERKNRKKLKRANSGIPSVEDKPTYCILPEEGCSNPVFQPQVQSGSNPNFCSQLQHIPNPIIPSHLENLNPILSSVESIISQSLSKNVADSLLGTDVGNLTSTTLTSQLEDLAKVVLPLKFENGSDPFLPMPTENDPLPVMSSLSGVTVFTQLGSNTNHDHVLSGGEAANSLFLKEERDAESSFSKQADNADIDASFNLDKSSTMLTNTIETKNGNERTSRNRERKPRHSSRPKCPAIIRDGKFICSRCFRAFTNPRSLGGHLSKRAVCKPHNEYDGSQVVPQVDGQASVLASMILSSSPKHTLQSPTQTYSPEVSIKEEPFLPTISSNNQTTQFFSSCVTRDLDETKKVMQTPEIVKNRLLNVTSGGSLNMSSDTTPLTAFMSPTSIKMEESHRILHSDLNNFNKVATVAEGSMFNNVENGLCSNASLNAGNENNCLSTPVSSTRVSVISGPQNSSSTAKKKKCGGTKKKKKNPDVTPEFNASNELAKNLLAAVGGLPQNVGGSLQMPNEMQPNFLSYSSELIENIAKHLNNTDKQLFLSCINDSIKAHADANTICQTPDKPEKCDSLDMPTFASNSKDHSEVQLQTEGLNCQAAEVFSVNGNAENACFSLRQSQNTINQDIDTISRDMQNIISATVNDSPNGTLNIPICSASPTQEADPSPDAHILEIMDLVQKLQLVDNVRFENIGIDSVPACPDYLPMTSSVIVPNPRLNVVEEPDVSKSLPDKGNAKPFICQEVDCTYCAMTKDALFKHYAKVHYYTQEKIMEIKKHQLKFAPFKCVVPSCTKTFTRNSNLRAHCQSMHNFTPEQMVKLKIKRAYGRKSGEIACANIQELPHTIPEMEQSVDEPQELTGQHQETPTVERVEAPKEQEPISPQIPSKPASHILQALSQKCKRGSKVRRKTKELIDKVDVQKDIKPADQGFSTYKPYQCVHQGCTAAFTIQQNLMLHYQAVHKSVSKFSLEEGEESENGFSRKEFRCMETDCSRIFQEVGSLIQHYMKLHEMIAEEIENVLSVINIGEFKCDQLNCASLFSSCTSYIEHLEEVHEIKRHIKMDGEEMYKCDCEGCDRVYATRSNLLRHIFNKHNDKHKEHLIRPRKFSLSDQDTTDEKPMKEKPRVPKQKCETEGNNDLKVKGSKGCLVDRDLKIEQGQTKQETLPLKYGRHTYSLKPKDAAFVECSDNLAKQYPCMIRGCTSVVTSERSIIRHYKCHKLSRAFILKHRNSLIVCKRRARPKSKTESTILKDGEDPNNEISSKKESVPSLLEFDESSLSTSQPSENEKDEMDELAELFISKLSNEDSTGSDSQAMTSSFVSSDFQETSSCQSEPQKETSNLKRTNKQKHVLNRKRKVVESDIQSTETSSTVSGEEVVATLPTAEEPPAFDLSSFKPLGFEVSFLKFLEASATQEEESVDLDDFKAESNAELHLIKKKIRLSVEVDEFSLESSESDPYLLFANPLHLSDMDNIKIVLDQKFNDYIDLVVKQLNELKPVVVLRRCEMLRNEPTSTSKENILAVAEEATA
- the znf292.L gene encoding zinc finger protein 292 isoform X1, which produces MADGEAERENGPPGPDINTEMPRLEESLRELERLLQEESAKGEAAQASSEFCQRFCQTLFEYAEKWKAPEDSLSLLEVYTVAIQSYAKARSYLSSDCENVALVVERLALSCVQLLLCLPHELPDDHWEKFQYSIKAAHMLLTENGSHELSILYNLSQETGVWKNPVLERLINLEPLDQAQVIDQFLVSEAPILLEMRIKQLLKLTKVASATTLAKLCSDHLEMSKKGNFTQLYLTCLCAASPNIKLIEEIAKVDCKDALDMICNLESEGDEKTSLILCAAFLSRQLQFGEMYCAWELTLFWSKLQRRVDPSIQIYLERCRQLSLLTKTVYHIFFLIKVIQSETEGAGLPTCIELCVRALRLESSENSKVKISICKTISCLLPDDLEVKRACQLTEFLLEPTVDAYYAVEMLYNQPDQKYDEESLPVPNSLRCELLLVLKTRWPFDPEFWDWKTLKRQCLALMGAEASIVSSIDELNDNEAYDQTDDYQEVTQISCLNGLDCFDNVNANNVKEEEKQKKKNIKKMRERGYISERFRNWQAYMQYCVLCDKEFLGHRIVRHAQKHFKDGIYSCPICAQQYSSKEYFVPHVTFHVKQSCKERLETMKPLRRIGKLPKKAPASKSKKPVTVSKQERPIKKNSLYLDDFIVFNDNDKSDDDEKNNQSDIAPKEEPTLINEFACPVQLCKKGFKYFKNLIAHVRGHKGDEEATRFLEIQSKKVVCQYCRRQFVSLAHLNDHLQMHCGDQPYICIQMKCKASFETYADLLSHRKEHRVFRARCMFPKCGRIFSAAYMLFDHEAQHYNTFTCKYVGCGKIYHSQLQLEKHLSEHVPEERLLESKSNMAPQQIEMPGTVVMANKQPTQDCPVETNFEPGHENHSNHSSAVLPQKEESIVSNGIQQTPHLLDHHLPPITEVLPFASLLNQMLPSSSAILHQTLPPEADMLNPSDLPVHPSSNVKLQSAPDGCPEIVLNQSKLVANNLNENKQLTRLHFEEPCLPVFEGCKTSCPVKLNKENVNSSDAVENKMEVLSANSVESQVSSLMPFEANNQASQLCENNLDMSGFNDNSKPENALSLSLETSSMLTNVLPSVGKTVPVQTSPPQKFKCSVEACTRIYNSVQSMGKHMKTAHPDHYDDFKMERKNRKKLKRANSGIPSVEDKPTYCILPEEGCSNPVFQPQVQSGSNPNFCSQLQHIPNPIIPSHLENLNPILSSVESIISQSLSKNVADSLLGTDVGNLTSTTLTSQLEDLAKVVLPLKFENGSDPFLPMPTENDPLPVMSSLSGVTVFTQLGSNTNHDHVLSGGEAANSLFLKEERDAESSFSKQADNADIDASFNLDKSSTMLTNTIETKNGNERTSRNRERKPRHSSRPKCPAIIRDGKFICSRCFRAFTNPRSLGGHLSKRAVCKPHNEYDGSQVVPQVDGQASVLASMILSSSPKHTLQSPTQTYSPEVSIKEEPFLPTISSNNQTTQFFSSCVTRDLDETKKVMQTPEIVKNRLLNVTSGGSLNMSSDTTPLTAFMSPTSIKMEESHRILHSDLNNFNKVATVAEGSMFNNVENGLCSNASLNAGNENNCLSTPVSSTRVSVISGPQNSSSTAKKKKCGGTKKKKKNPDVTPEFNASNELAKNLLAAVGGLPQNVGGSLQMPNEMQPNFLSYSSELIENIAKHLNNTDKQLFLSCINDSIKAHADANTICQTPDKPEKCDSLDMPTFASNSKDHSEVQLQTEGLNCQAAEVFSVNGNAENACFSLRQSQNTINQDIDTISRDMQNIISATVNDSPNGTLNIPICSASPTQEADPSPDAHILEIMDLVQKLQLVDNVRFENIGIDSVPACPDYLPMTSSVIVPNPRLNVVEEPDVSKSLPDKGNAKPFICQEVDCTYCAMTKDALFKHYAKVHYYTQEKIMEIKKHQLKFAPFKCVVPSCTKTFTRNSNLRAHCQSMHNFTPEQMVKLKIKRAYGRKSGEIACANIQELPHTIPEMEQSVDEPQELTGQHQETPTVERVEAPKEQEPISPQIPSKPASHILQALSQKCKRGSKVRRKTKELIDKVDVQKDIKPADQGFSTYKPYQCVHQGCTAAFTIQQNLMLHYQAVHKSVSKFSLEEGEESENGFSRKEFRCMETDCSRIFQEVGSLIQHYMKLHEMIAEEIENVLSVINIGEFKCDQLNCASLFSSCTSYIEHLEEVHEIKRHIKMDGEEMYKCDCEGCDRVYATRSNLLRHIFNKHNDKHKEHLIRPRKFSLSDQDTTDEKPMKEKPRVPKQKCETEGNNDLKVKGSKGCLVDRDLKIEQGQTKQETLPLKYGRHTYSLKPKDAAFVECSDNLAKQYPCMIRGCTSVVTSERSIIRHYKCHKLSRAFILKHRNSLIVCKRRARPKSKTESTILKDGEDPNNEISSKKESVPSLLEFDESSLSTSQPSENEKDEMDELAELFISKLSNEDSTGSDSQAMTSSFVSSDFQETSSCQSEPQKETSNLKRTNKQKHVLNRKRKVVESDIQSTETSSTVSGEEVVATLPTAEEPPAFDLSSFKPLGFEVSFLKFLEASATQEEESVDLDDFKAESNAELHLIKKKIRLSVEVDEFSLESSESDPYLLFANPLHLSDMDNIKIVLDQKFNDYIDLVVKQLNELKPVVVLRRCEMLRNEPTSTSKENILAVAEEATA
- the znf292.L gene encoding zinc finger protein 292 isoform X3, whose amino-acid sequence is MRIKQLLKLTKVASATTLAKLCSDHLEMSKKGNFTQLYLTCLCAASPNIKLIEEIAKVDCKDALDMICNLESEGDEKTSLILCAAFLSRQLQFGEMYCAWELTLFWSKLQRRVDPSIQIYLERCRQLSLLTKTVYHIFFLIKVIQSETEGAGLPTCIELCVRALRLESSENSKVKISICKTISCLLPDDLEVKRACQLTEFLLEPTVDAYYAVEMLYNQPDQKYDEESLPVPNSLRCELLLVLKTRWPFDPEFWDWKTLKRQCLALMGAEASIVSSIDELNDNEAYDQTDDYQEVTQISCLNGLDCFDNVNANNVKEEEKQKKKNIKKMRERGYISERFRNWQAYMQYCVLCDKEFLGHRIVRHAQKHFKDGIYSCPICAQQYSSKEYFVPHVTFHVKQSCKERLETMKPLRRIGKLPKKAPASKSKKPVTVSKQERPIKKNSLYLDDFIVFNDNDKSDDDEKNNQSDIAPKEEPTLINEFACPVQLCKKGFKYFKNLIAHVRGHKGDEEATRFLEIQSKKVVCQYCRRQFVSLAHLNDHLQMHCGDQPYICIQMKCKASFETYADLLSHRKEHRVFRARCMFPKCGRIFSAAYMLFDHEAQHYNTFTCKYVGCGKIYHSQLQLEKHLSEHVPEERLLESKSNMAPQQIEMPGTVVMANKQPTQDCPVETNFEPGHENHSNHSSAVLPQKEESIVSNGIQQTPHLLDHHLPPITEVLPFASLLNQMLPSSSAILHQTLPPEADMLNPSDLPVHPSSNVKLQSAPDGCPEIVLNQSKLVANNLNENKQLTRLHFEEPCLPVFEGCKTSCPVKLNKENVNSSDAVENKMEVLSANSVESQVSSLMPFEANNQASQLCENNLDMSGFNDNSKPENALSLSLETSSMLTNVLPSVGKTVPVQTSPPQKFKCSVEACTRIYNSVQSMGKHMKTAHPDHYDDFKMERKNRKKLKRANSGIPSVEDKPTYCILPEEGCSNPVFQPQVQSGSNPNFCSQLQHIPNPIIPSHLENLNPILSSVESIISQSLSKNVADSLLGTDVGNLTSTTLTSQLEDLAKVVLPLKFENGSDPFLPMPTENDPLPVMSSLSGVTVFTQLGSNTNHDHVLSGGEAANSLFLKEERDAESSFSKQADNADIDASFNLDKSSTMLTNTIETKNGNERTSRNRERKPRHSSRPKCPAIIRDGKFICSRCFRAFTNPRSLGGHLSKRAVCKPHNEYDGSQVVPQVDGQASVLASMILSSSPKHTLQSPTQTYSPEVSIKEEPFLPTISSNNQTTQFFSSCVTRDLDETKKVMQTPEIVKNRLLNVTSGGSLNMSSDTTPLTAFMSPTSIKMEESHRILHSDLNNFNKVATVAEGSMFNNVENGLCSNASLNAGNENNCLSTPVSSTRVSVISGPQNSSSTAKKKKCGGTKKKKKNPDVTPEFNASNELAKNLLAAVGGLPQNVGGSLQMPNEMQPNFLSYSSELIENIAKHLNNTDKQLFLSCINDSIKAHADANTICQTPDKPEKCDSLDMPTFASNSKDHSEVQLQTEGLNCQAAEVFSVNGNAENACFSLRQSQNTINQDIDTISRDMQNIISATVNDSPNGTLNIPICSASPTQEADPSPDAHILEIMDLVQKLQLVDNVRFENIGIDSVPACPDYLPMTSSVIVPNPRLNVVEEPDVSKSLPDKGNAKPFICQEVDCTYCAMTKDALFKHYAKVHYYTQEKIMEIKKHQLKFAPFKCVVPSCTKTFTRNSNLRAHCQSMHNFTPEQMVKLKIKRAYGRKSGEIACANIQELPHTIPEMEQSVDEPQELTGQHQETPTVERVEAPKEQEPISPQIPSKPASHILQALSQKCKRGSKVRRKTKELIDKVDVQKDIKPADQGFSTYKPYQCVHQGCTAAFTIQQNLMLHYQAVHKSVSKFSLEEGEESENGFSRKEFRCMETDCSRIFQEVGSLIQHYMKLHEMIAEEIENVLSVINIGEFKCDQLNCASLFSSCTSYIEHLEEVHEIKRHIKMDGEEMYKCDCEGCDRVYATRSNLLRHIFNKHNDKHKEHLIRPRKFSLSDQDTTDEKPMKEKPRVPKQKCETEGNNDLKVKGSKGCLVDRDLKIEQGQTKQETLPLKYGRHTYSLKPKDAAFVECSDNLAKQYPCMIRGCTSVVTSERSIIRHYKCHKLSRAFILKHRNSLIVCKRRARPKSKTESTILKDGEDPNNEISSKKESVPSLLEFDESSLSTSQPSENEKDEMDELAELFISKLSNEDSTGSDSQAMTSSFVSSDFQETSSCQSEPQKETSNLKRTNKQKHVLNRKRKVVESDIQSTETSSTVSGEEVVATLPTAEEPPAFDLSSFKPLGFEVSFLKFLEASATQEEESVDLDDFKAESNAELHLIKKKIRLSVEVDEFSLESSESDPYLLFANPLHLSDMDNIKIVLDQKFNDYIDLVVKQLNELKPVVVLRRCEMLRNEPTSTSKENILAVAEEATA